CGTACGCCCAGGCACGCGGCGACCGCACCCTGGCCTACGCCAAGGCCCGCGACACGGCCCTGGCCGAGGGCAGACGCCACCTCGCCACGCTGAACAGCCTGGACGGCAAGGACGCCACCAGCGTCTCCACCGGGCTGCGGGCCTGGCGCGACTCCTCCACCGGGCCGCTCCACGACCAGCTGAAGCGGACCTCGGCGGCCGACGCGAGGACGCTCACGACGGCGGGCGACACCGCCGACGGCAAGGTGACCTCGGCGGCGCTCACCGCCCTGGACGACCGGACCGGCACGGCGGAGCTGATCGCCACCGTGGACGTCGAGGTCACCCCGCGCACGGGCAGCCCCGGCACCCAGCGCAAACGCTTCACCGCCACGCTCGCCCGCACGGGTGACGGCTGGAAGGTCAAGGCGCTCACGGCGATGGCGGCGGGAGACGGCGGATGAGCGAGCCAACAGTGTTGATGGACAAGGCGGTCGGGGACGAGGAGCCCATCGACGACGCCGAATCGGACCCCACCGACGAGCCCGGTGGCCGCCCCTGGTGGCCCCGCATCCTCGGCGCCCTCCTGGCCGTCGTCCTGCTCGCGACCGGCGGGCTCCTCTTCGCCGAAGGACGCGAGCTGCGCGACACCCCGGCCACCGGCAACCTCGCCCTCACGGACGCCGAGGCCACCACCCGGGTCACCGGCGACGTCAGCAACGCGCTCGGCAGGATCTTCTCCTACGGCCCCGACGCCACCGCCCTCACCAAGGACGCGGCACAAGAGGTCCTCGCGGGCAAGGCCCTCCAGCAGTACGCCGCGCTGTTCGGCCAGGTCGAGAAGCAGGCCGCCGACCAGAAGCTGACGCTCACCACCCATGTCGTACGGGCCGGAGTCACCCGGCTGACCGCTACCGGCGCCCACCTCCTGGTCTTCCTCGATCAGGTCTACGAACGCCGTGGCCGGCCCGCCACCACCGCATCCGCCCAGCTCTCCGTCACCGCCGAACTGCGGGACGAACAGTGGCGGATCGTCGAGATCAGCTCCGTATGAAGGCAGGGGAGAGACACCACATGGCACGGGCGACGACGAGGAACCCCCTGGTGATCGCGGCGACGGCGCTCGCGGTCGTCGCGGCCGGGGCGGCGGGCTGGGGCGGCCGGCTGTGGTACGAAGCCGCCCACGACGACGCGGCCTCCTACGCGCAGGCGCGGGACGACGCCCTGGCGGCGGGGGAGCAGGCGGTCCAGAACATGAACACCCTGGACCACCGCACGCTGGAGAAGGGCCTCGACAGCTGGGAGGAGTCCACCACCGGCGATCTGCACCGCCAACTCGTCGAAGGGCGCGACGCGTTCGCCGAGCAGATCGTGGCGGCGAAGACGGTCAGCACGGCGAAGGTCCTCTCCGGCGCGGTGACCGAACTCGACGAACGGGCGGGCCGGGCGGGGGTGATGGTGGCGCTGCGGGTCACCGTCACCGCGCCCAAGGGCGACCCGGCGGTGAAGGAGAGCCGGATGCTCGGCACCCTCACCCGGACCTCGGAGGGGTGGAAGCTCAGCGCACTCGGCCAGGCCCCCGTCGGCTCCACGGCCGGCTGAACCCGTACCCGCTCCGGCCCACGCCGCCCCGACTCCGTACCCGAGAGGACCTCCCCCATGTCGACGACCCGCCACCTGGTCAACCGCCGCCGCAGGCTCGCCACGTCACCGTCACGTGCGGCGGTGGCCCCGGCCTCGGACGAGGAGGCCACGGAGAGGACCACGGAACCACCAGGCCCGCGAGAGCCGGACCGGGAATCCGGGGCAGTGACGGAGTCCGAGCCGCTGCACGAGCCCGGGGGCGTAACGGAATCCGAGCCGGAACACGAGCCCGAGGCCGTCGCGGAATCCGACCCACAACCCGAACCCGGGCCCGACGCCGTAGCCGCGTCCCCACGCCGGCGCATCCGTCCCCGCCTCCCCGCCCTCCTCTGCGCCCTCACCGTCCTCCTCGGGGCCTTCGCGGCCTGGGCGTTCACCTCGGCGGCGAGCCTGCGGGACGAGCCCGCACGGCAGAACACCGCGCTCACCGACATCGCCCGCACCAGCGAGGTGAAGGGCCGGATCACCGAGGCGGTCGGCGCCGTGTTCTCGTACGACTACGCCTCGCCCGCCCGCTCGGACCGCGCGGCGAAGACCCATCTGACGGGCAGGGCGGTGCAGCAGCACCAGGACATGCTCGCGGACGTGCGGGAGCAGGGGCCGCGGCAGAAGCTCGTCCTCACCACCACCGTCACCGGGAGCGGGGTGGAGTACCTGGACGGCGACCGCGCCCGGCTGCTGATCTTCGCCGACCAGAGCAACACCCGTACCGGCAAGGACGAGGAGACCACCTACGCGGCGGCCATGTTCGCCGTGGACGCCGTCCGCCGCGGGGACACCTGGCGGATCGCCGCCATCGACACGTTCACCCGCTGAACCGTGGACCCGGGCAGCCGGGGAGAGGGGAGCAGCTATGAGGTTCAACGGCACGGTACGCCGCCAGTTCACCGGCACGGTCACGGCGGTCGCCGCGATGGCCGCGCTCACCGCGTCCCAGGCGCCCGGATTCGGGGAGGCCGTGGCGGCGTCGCACGAGGGGCGGGCCGCCTCGGGCCCGGATGACGTGGTGTGGAGCGAGGTGGAGGGCGACGACTCGTACCACACCGAGCTGCCACCGCTGGAGAGCCCGGAGCCGCCCGCACCGCTGAAGCCGCCCGAGGCCGGAACGGCACCGCCGGTTCCGCTGCTCGCCCGCGCCCGGTCCGAGGCCGGCATCCCGGCGACCGTGCTCGCCGCGTACCGGAGCGCTGAGGGGTCCGTACGCCGCAGCGACCCCGGCTGCCGGCTGCCGTGGCAGCTGCTCGCGGCGATCGGCAAGGTGGAGTCGGGGCAGGCCGCCGGCGGCCGGGTCGACGCGCGGGGGACCACACTCACCCCGATCCTGGGACCTGCCCTCGACGGCGTGGGCTTCGCGCTGATCCGGGACACCGACAACGGGGTGTACGACGGCGACCGTACGTACGACCGCGCCGTCGGGCCGATGCAGTTCATCCCGTCCACCTGGGTGAACTGGGCCAAGGACGGCAACGGCGACGGCCGCAAGGACCCGAACAACATCTACGACGCCGCCCTCGCGGCCGGGCACTACCTCTGTGCGGGCGGCCGTGACCTGGGCGTCCGGGCCGACCTGGACCGGGCGGTCCTCAGCTACAACCGGTCCGACGTCTATCTCCGTACGGTGCTGTCCTGGCTGGAGTTCTACCGCAAGGGCACCCACCCGGTCGCCGACGGCCAGGGCGTCCTCCCCACCAGCCCCGGTCCCGGCGGGGCCGACCGGCCCAAGGCGCCGGTCGGCTCCGGCACCCCCGGCGGGCCGGGCCAGGGAGGCGGCGGCATCGTCATCGGCCCGCAGCCCACACGCCCACCCGGCCCCAAGCCCACCCCCGGCCCCACGAAGCCCGGCACCCCGAGCCCGAGCCCCTCCGACCCCGGCTCCCCGAGCCCCACCCCGACCGGCCCAGGCCCCACGGACCCGGGACCCACCGACCCCGGCCCCAGCCCCACCGACCCCAGCCCCACCGACCCCGGTCCGACCGACCCAGGCCCCACGGACCCAGGCCCGACCCCCACGCCCGCCCCCACCGACCCGAACCCCGGCCCCGCGGAGCCGGACCCCACCGATCCAGGCTGCCCGACCGGCGCCCCACCCCACCCCCCGAGCCCTCCACTGACGCCGCAAACCGCTCAGGAAGGGAAGAAGGCGGCGATCCGTGCGCACCCCACGCGGGGTCCGCCGTCTGAGCCCGCGATGTGAAGACCTCGAAAGAGTGACGTGGCCGTTCTGTGTCACAGGGGGCCCGCACGGTGGACGCCCCCGGGCCCGGGTTGATATTTCGGGCGCCCTTCGAGATCTTTGCCCGAGGGAAACAGTTCGTCCGACCGGAAGGTGGTGCGACTCGCCACAGGCGGGTCCCCGCTCATGGCTTCACCCAAGGCACAGACCGGCACGGCCACGAAGGAACGGTTCGATCCGGCCGACTGGGGCCGGCCGCCGTACGCAGTGATCGTCGTCGACCGGGCCGGAACGACCGTACGCACGGAGGGGGAGACGAGCCTGCTCCCCGGCGTGGAGCGGGAACTTCCGCTGCCGGACGGCCTCTCCTGGCTGGCCGAGGCCACCGCCGCGTTGGCCGACGACGCCGTCCACCAGGGCGGCTCGCCGCGGCCCGCCGTCGAGGGGGCCTTCGAGGGGCGGCACTTCGCGGCCCATCCGACCCGCCGAGCCGACGGCGAGGTGGTGTGGTGGCTGGTCGACCAGACGGCCCGGCACGCCGCCGAGGAGGCCCTGACCGCCGAGCGCGAGCGCACCAGGTTCCTCGCCGAGGCGTCCAACGTCCTGCTCTCCTCGCTGAACCCCGACCGGTGCATGGATGCCACCGCCCGGCTGGCCGCCGGGTTCCTGGCCGACGCGGCCGTCGTGGTGGCCCCGGCGCCGGGCCGCCGGCTGCCCGTGACCCGTGCCGTACAGGGCCAGGGCGTCACCCAGGACATGATCCCGGCCGACCCCTCCGACGTACCGGGTCTCGCCGAGGCGCTGAGGGGCTTCCCGCCCGTGCCGTCCCGGTGGATCGACCCGACGTCGCTGCCGGAGTGGCTGGTACCCGACGGCCTCGGTACGCCGGTCGGTTCGGTCGTCGTCACCCCGCTGCCCGGGCACGGCGTCCCGGCCGGGGCGCTGATCCTGCTCCGGGCGGAGACCCGCAGCGGGTTCAGCGAGACCGAGGAGACCTTCGCCCGGCTCTTCGCGGCGCGCGCCGGAGCCGCCCTGTCCGCGGCCCGCCTGTACGCGGAGCAGCACGGCATCACCCGGACCCTGATGCGCGATCTGCTGCCGCCCCGGCTCCACCGGGTGCACGGGGTGGAGTTCGCCGGCGGCTACCGGCCCTCCAGCTCCCACGAGCGGGTCGGTGGCGACTTCTACGACGTCCACCCCGGCCCCACGCCACGCGACCCGTCCCTGGTGGTGCTCGGGGACGTCTGCGGCAAGGGGCTGGAGGCCGCGGTCCTCACCGGCAAGATCCGCAACACGCTCCAGGCGCTGATGCCGATGGCCGACGACCACGAGCGGGTGCTGCAACTGCTCAACGGGGCCCTGCTGACCGCCGACAACACGCGGTTCGCCACCCTGGTCCTGGCGTCCGTCCTGCGCATGGAGAACCAGGTGCACCTCCGGCTCACCTCGGCCGGCCACCCGGCGCCCCTCGTGGTGCGCGACGACGGCCGGGTGGAGGAGATCCCCACCCACGGCACTCTGGTGGGGGCCCTGGACCACGTGTCGGCCCGGACCGTCGAGACCGTCCTGCTCCCCGGCGACACGTGCGTGCTCTACACCGACGGGGTCACCGAGGCGCGCGGCGGCCCGGTCGGCGGTGAACTCTTCGGCGACGAACGGCTGAAACGGGCCCTGGCCGAGTGCGGGGGCATGCCCGGCGACGCGGTGGTGGAGCACATCCGGATGCTCACCTCGCAGTGGCTGGCCGACGGCGAGCACGACGATCTCGCGGTGGTCGCCATCACCGCACCGCGGACCACCCATCTGAGTGCGGTGGACGGGCACACACGGGGCAGGTACACCGGATGACCACCACTGTCGACGCTCTTGGTACCGACGCACTGCGCAGCGACCTGTGGGCCGCGGTGACCGGCCGGGACGAGTACCGGGCCGCGGGCATCGTGCTGGGGGCCCTGGACGCCGGGACACCCGCCGAGTCCGTCCTCCTCGACGTGATCGCCCCCGTCCAGGCCCGGGTCGGCCGCGCCTGGCAGGCCGGCCGGCTGACCGTCGCCCAGGAGCACGCCGCGACCGCGATCGCCGAGCGGGTGATCGCCGCGCTCGCCCACCACCCCGCGCACCGGCCGGCTCCTTACGGCGGCCGGATCACCGTCGCCTGCGTGGACCAGGAGTGGCACGCCCTGCCGGCCCGGCTGCTCGCCGAGGTCCTCACCCTGCGGGGCTGGCGGGTCGACTTCCTCGGCGCGCAGGTGCCCACCCCGCACCTCGTGACCCATCTGCACAACACCGGGGCCGACGCGGTGGCCCTCTCCTCGTCCATCGCCACCCGGCTGCCCACCGCCCACACCGCGATCACCGCGTGCCAGGCCGTGGGCGTGCCCGTGCTGGCGGGCGGCTCCGCGTTCGGCCGGGACGGCCGCTACGCCCGGCTGCTCGGCGCCGACGCCTGGGCCCCTGACGCGCGCGCCGCCGCCCGGCGGCTGGCCGACGGCATCCCGTCCCCGGACCTGGCGGTGGGCCGGCCGGTCGAGGAAGGGCTGGCGCACCTCACCGACCAGGAGTACACCCTCGTCGTACGGGCCAGGGCCCGGCTCGTCCGGGTGGTGCTGGCGGACCTGGAGCGGAACTTTCCGGCGATGGCCACCTACTCCGCCCCGCAGCGCGAGCGCACGGCCGAGGACATCGCCCACATCGTGGAGTTCCTCGGCGTCGCCCTCTACACCGACAGCGACGATCTCTTCACCGACTTCATCCGGTGGACCGCCGCCGTGCTGACGGCCCGCAAGGTCCCCGCCGCGTCCCTGCACCCCGCGCTGGACGCCCTGGAAGCCGAGCTCAAGGATTTCCCGCGGGCCACCCGCATGCTCGGCCGTGCCCGCCTTCACCTGGACGAGGCCGTGCCCACCGACGACCAGCAACCCGGAGTCTCCGCATGACCGCGCTGCCCAGTCCGCTTCTGACCGTCACCGCCGAGGAGGGCCGGGGCTGGGTCAGGCTGCGCCTCACCGGCGACCTGGACTACGACACCAGCCACGAGCTGGTGGGGCGGGCGGGGGACTGGCTGGCCGTCCGGCCGGATCTGCGTGACCTCCGGCTGGGCTGTGCGGAGCTGAGCCTCTGCGACTCCATGGGCGTCTCCGCGCTGCTCCAGATCCACCGGGACGCGGTGGCCCAGGGCGTGACCCTGCGGGTGGAGGACGCGCCGCCCTTCCTGGACCGGATCATGCAGATCACCGGAATCCACCAACTCTTCGCCCTCCGGGAGGACCGGCGGCCCGCCCGGGGCACCGGCGAGGCGGCGCCGCCCACCGAGCACCGCCCGTCACCCTCGCCCTGAGCCGCCGTCACCGGGTCGTATCAGACCAGGGAGACCACGGCGACGATGCGCTTGCCGCCCTCGTGCGGGGTGACGGAGAGCTGCCTGGTGAGCCGGTGGACCAGCGACCAGCCGTAGCCGCCCTCGCCGACCGATCCCGGGGGCGGGTCCTGCCGGACGGGGTGCCGGGGGTCGGCGTCATCGACGACGAGGCGGAGCCCGGCGTCGGTGATCCGGGCCGAGAAGCCGGTGAGGCCCCCGCCGTGGCGCAGGGCGTTGGTCACGATCTCCGAGGTCACCAGCAGGGCGTCCGCCACGACCACGTTCGAGAGGATCTCGTCCGACAGCTCGCTGAACTCCGCGGCCAGCAGCCGTGTCACGACATCGCGCGCCTCACCTGCGGTCCGCGGCATTTCCGCGGACGTACCGTCCGCATGACGTACGGGAGGAGTGCTGTACACGCCCGTACCTCCTTCCGTGCCGTCGGTGATTTCTGTTTCCGTCGAAACCACCGCATTCCCTCTGTCGCCGTGTCCACACATGAAGCGACTCCCGCGCTTCACCCGCCCGCACCGAAGGGGGAATGTGCGAGAGGAAGAACGAGCAGCCCGGTCGAGGTGAGTGGCCGCGCCGGGTCAGCCGCCCGCGAGCACCTCGGCCAGGTCGTAGGAGACGACCTCCTCCAGCTGCGCGTAGGTGCAACCGGCAGGCGTGCGGTCCGGGCG
This DNA window, taken from Streptomyces griseus subsp. griseus, encodes the following:
- a CDS encoding lytic transglycosylase domain-containing protein, which gives rise to MRFNGTVRRQFTGTVTAVAAMAALTASQAPGFGEAVAASHEGRAASGPDDVVWSEVEGDDSYHTELPPLESPEPPAPLKPPEAGTAPPVPLLARARSEAGIPATVLAAYRSAEGSVRRSDPGCRLPWQLLAAIGKVESGQAAGGRVDARGTTLTPILGPALDGVGFALIRDTDNGVYDGDRTYDRAVGPMQFIPSTWVNWAKDGNGDGRKDPNNIYDAALAAGHYLCAGGRDLGVRADLDRAVLSYNRSDVYLRTVLSWLEFYRKGTHPVADGQGVLPTSPGPGGADRPKAPVGSGTPGGPGQGGGGIVIGPQPTRPPGPKPTPGPTKPGTPSPSPSDPGSPSPTPTGPGPTDPGPTDPGPSPTDPSPTDPGPTDPGPTDPGPTPTPAPTDPNPGPAEPDPTDPGCPTGAPPHPPSPPLTPQTAQEGKKAAIRAHPTRGPPSEPAM
- a CDS encoding PP2C family protein-serine/threonine phosphatase, producing the protein MASPKAQTGTATKERFDPADWGRPPYAVIVVDRAGTTVRTEGETSLLPGVERELPLPDGLSWLAEATAALADDAVHQGGSPRPAVEGAFEGRHFAAHPTRRADGEVVWWLVDQTARHAAEEALTAERERTRFLAEASNVLLSSLNPDRCMDATARLAAGFLADAAVVVAPAPGRRLPVTRAVQGQGVTQDMIPADPSDVPGLAEALRGFPPVPSRWIDPTSLPEWLVPDGLGTPVGSVVVTPLPGHGVPAGALILLRAETRSGFSETEETFARLFAARAGAALSAARLYAEQHGITRTLMRDLLPPRLHRVHGVEFAGGYRPSSSHERVGGDFYDVHPGPTPRDPSLVVLGDVCGKGLEAAVLTGKIRNTLQALMPMADDHERVLQLLNGALLTADNTRFATLVLASVLRMENQVHLRLTSAGHPAPLVVRDDGRVEEIPTHGTLVGALDHVSARTVETVLLPGDTCVLYTDGVTEARGGPVGGELFGDERLKRALAECGGMPGDAVVEHIRMLTSQWLADGEHDDLAVVAITAPRTTHLSAVDGHTRGRYTG
- a CDS encoding B12-binding domain-containing protein — its product is MTTTVDALGTDALRSDLWAAVTGRDEYRAAGIVLGALDAGTPAESVLLDVIAPVQARVGRAWQAGRLTVAQEHAATAIAERVIAALAHHPAHRPAPYGGRITVACVDQEWHALPARLLAEVLTLRGWRVDFLGAQVPTPHLVTHLHNTGADAVALSSSIATRLPTAHTAITACQAVGVPVLAGGSAFGRDGRYARLLGADAWAPDARAAARRLADGIPSPDLAVGRPVEEGLAHLTDQEYTLVVRARARLVRVVLADLERNFPAMATYSAPQRERTAEDIAHIVEFLGVALYTDSDDLFTDFIRWTAAVLTARKVPAASLHPALDALEAELKDFPRATRMLGRARLHLDEAVPTDDQQPGVSA
- a CDS encoding STAS domain-containing protein — encoded protein: MTALPSPLLTVTAEEGRGWVRLRLTGDLDYDTSHELVGRAGDWLAVRPDLRDLRLGCAELSLCDSMGVSALLQIHRDAVAQGVTLRVEDAPPFLDRIMQITGIHQLFALREDRRPARGTGEAAPPTEHRPSPSP
- a CDS encoding ATP-binding protein, whose amino-acid sequence is MYSTPPVRHADGTSAEMPRTAGEARDVVTRLLAAEFSELSDEILSNVVVADALLVTSEIVTNALRHGGGLTGFSARITDAGLRLVVDDADPRHPVRQDPPPGSVGEGGYGWSLVHRLTRQLSVTPHEGGKRIVAVVSLV